The following coding sequences lie in one Arachis ipaensis cultivar K30076 chromosome B03, Araip1.1, whole genome shotgun sequence genomic window:
- the LOC107631949 gene encoding probable serine/threonine-protein kinase PIX13, translated as MGTCWGSPKLPPHNSNPTTTTTTTTGNLSGGTASTSTSTSTSTLTLTSTGTSRVTSSSCSYTTSSGSGNISSVSKFSDDHYPDGQILPAANLRIFTFAELKAATRNFRLDTVLGEGGFGKVYKGWLEDKPSSKNANGTVIAVKKLNSESLQGLEEWKSEVNFLGRLSHPNLVKLLGYCLEEAELLLIYEFMQKGSLENHLFGRGSAVQPLPWDIRLKIAIGAARGLAFLHTSEKVIYRDFKASNILLDGAYNAKISDFGLAKLGPSASRSHVTTRVMGTYGYAAPEYVATGHLYVKSDVYAFGVVLVEMLTGLRALDPNRPSGQHNLTDWIKPYLHDRRKLKSIMDFRLEGKYPSKVAFRIAQLALRCLETEPKQRPSMKEVLESLERFHAANEKPMEPKSGSNHTHSRRGQQAVHHRSPLHP; from the exons ATGGGAACTTGCTGGGGTTCTCCAAAATTACCACCCCATAACTCCAACccaactaccaccaccaccaccaccaccggtAACCTCAGCGGAG GTACGGCATCAACGTCAACGTCAACGTCAACGTCAACGTTAACGTTAACCTCAACGGGGACATCCCGCGTCACGAGCAGCAGCTGCAGCTACACGACTTCGTCGGGAAGTGGGAACATCAGCTCCGTAAGCAAGTTCTCCGATGATCATTATCCCGACGGCCAGATCCTACCTGCCGCAAATCTCAGGATCTTCACCTTCGCAGAGTTGAAGGCTGCCACTAGGAATTTCAGACTTGACACCGTGCTTGGCGAGGGAGGTTTCGGCAAGGTCTACAAGGGGTGGCTCGAAGACAAGCCATCCTCCAAGAATGCAAATGGAACCGTCATTGCCGTCAAAAAATTGAACTCCGAAAGCTTACAGGGGCTTGAGGAGTGGAAG TCAGAAGTAAATTTTCTGGGACGCCTCTCTCATCCTAACCTTGTTAAGTTGTTGGGATACTGCTTGGAGGAAGCAGAACTTCTTCTCATCTATGAATTTATGCAGAAAGGCAGTTTGGAAAACCACCTATTCGGAA GGGGCTCTGCTGTTCAACCACTTCCATGGGATATTAGGCTTAAGATTGCAATCGGAGCAGCTCGTGGCCTGGCCTTCTTGCATACATCCGAGAAAGTAATTTACAGAGACTTCAAGGCCTCCAATATATTGCTCGATGGG GCCTATAATGCAAAGATATCAGACTTTGGCTTGGCAAAACTGGGTCCTTCAGCTAGTCGCTCCCATGTGACAACTAGGGTGATGGGCACATATGGTTATGCAGCTCCTGAATATGTTGCTACAG GGCATCTGTATGTGAAGAGTGACGTGTATGCATTTGGAGTAGTTTTGGTGGAGATGCTAACAGGGCTACGAGCACTTGACCCAAACCGCCCAAGTGGGCAACATAATCTAACAGATTGGATCAAACCATACCTGCATGATAGAAGAAAGCTGAAAAGCATTATGGATTTTCGGTTGGAAGGAAAATATCCATCCAAAGTTGCATTTCGTATAGCTCAGCTTGCGCTGAGATGTCTTGAAACTGAGCCCAAACAGCGGCCGTCAATGAAGGAAGTTTTGGAGAGCTTGGAGCGATTTCATGCTGCCAATGAGAAACCTATGGAGCCAAAATCTGGTTCTAATCATACTCATAGCCGTCGAGGTCAGCAAGCTGTGCACCATCGTTCTCCACTCCATCCATAG